The following DNA comes from Cellulophaga sp. HaHa_2_95.
GGTACATGCTTTACAAGTAAACCAAGCGACAAATAGCCACATCTTAAATTTCATGGTTTCACTGAATTAAAACCGCCTTTCACTGATTGGCCTACTAAAAACCTAATTTAAGTCCTTACTTAGTAGTAAGAACCCAATGAAAACAAACACAATGAAACAGCAACAAAATTTTACACCGCTTTTAAAAGTAAGCTTATTAGCGCTATTTTTAGCTTTTACCGCATGTAGTTCTGACGACACCAATTCCTCTGCAGATGCAAGTGAAGAAGAAACAACAGATGAAAGCACGATTGACACCAATTCTTATATCCTAGTGGCAGACACCAATAGTCAAGGTGCCTATATCATAAACCATGATGGAGATCAATTATTTAGCTGGAAATTTGACAGAGATCTAGGTAATGACGTGAACTTATTAGACGACGGTAGTTTAGTTGTTTGCCTAAAAGCAGACAATGCAGGAATAACGCTGGGTGGTTATGGTGGCATCATGAGAAAAATAAACGTCGATCAATCTATTGACTGGGAAGTTTCCTATAGTTCTGGTGATGATTACATGGCGCATCACGATGTGGAATACTTATCAAATGGAAATATTATTTTTCCAGTCTGGGAAAAAGTAACAGCTGATGAAGCTGCGGAACTAGGTTTTTCTGAGAATTTTGATATTTTCCCCGAAGCTATTATAGAAATGAACCCGCTTACCGAAGAGATTGTTTGGGAATGGCATGTTACAGATCATGTGATTCAAAACCACGATGCTTCAAAAGAAAATTTTGGCGTTGTAGTAGAACATCCAAATAAAGTAGATATCAATTACAACAGTTCTCAAACCAATGGAGATTTGATGCATTTTAATGGGTTAACTTTAGATGAAACGAATGATGTTCTTTACATAACCGTAAATAACTATAGTGAAGTTTGGGTGCTAGACCACAGCACAACTACGGAAGAAGCGAGTACAAGTACGGGTGGAAATTATGATCTAGGCGGAGATTTAGTATACCGGTACGGAAATCCGCTTGCTTATGACAATGTTGGCGAGGTTACCTTGAACAATGTACATTACCCAAATTTACTGACTACTGGAAATATGATTGTCTTTGCCAATGATATTTACGACAACCAGTCTGAAGTTGTTGAATACAAATTAAACCCACCATACGAACTTAATGCAGGAGAAGACAATGAACCAGAAGTAGTATGGAGTTTTACGGATCCTGAATTATACACTGCAGGCTTGGGTAGTGGGGTCCGGATGAGCAATGGAAATACCCTAATCGCCGAAGGCAGAGATGGTACCCTATGGGAAGTAAGTGCTAGCGGCGAGGTTCTATGGCAAAATACAGATTACAATACCACCTGGAGAGCATATGCTTTTACAGTCGATGCTCCGGCGATACTAGCCTTAGGTTTATAAGAAAACAGACTCTTATTTAACAAAAAAGCCTCCATAGTTTCTACTATTGAGGCTTTTTTACTTAGAACGTTCTGCTACGATTCTAAGGCTTGTTTTATATCGGAAATAATATCATCTATATGTTCCAAACCAACAGATACCCGAACGGTTCCATCCGTAATATTTACAGCTTCACGTTCTTGTGTTGTTAGCTTGCTGTGGGTTGTAGATGCAGGATGGGTCACAATACTTCTAGAATCTCCCAAGTTTGCAGAGAGCGATAATAATTTTATCCCATCAAAAAACTTTCGTCCAGCTTCTATTCCTCCATTCACTTCAAAAGCAACAATAGTACCCCCAGCTTTCATCTGCTTTTTAGCCACCTCATACATAGGGTGCGATTTTAAAAATGGATATTTCACCCAATTTACTTTCGGGTGATCTTCGAGAAACGTGGCTAACTTTAAAGCATTCTCACAATGACGATCTACCCGAACCGCTAAAGTTTCTAAACTTTTAGAAATTACCCAAGCGTTAAAAGGAGAAAGCGCAGGACCCGTAATGCGCGAAAATCGATAGACCTTATCAATTAATTCTGCACTTCCTACGGTAATTCCTGCCAAAACACGTCCTTGACCATCCATTAATTTTGTCCCTGAATGAATTACCAAATCAGCACCAAATTTAATAGGTTGTTGTAAGTAAGGCGTTGCAAAACAGTTATCGATAATTAAAAGTACCTTATGTTTTTTTGCAATTTTACCCAACTTTTCTAGGTCTAATACATCTACTCCCGGATTGGTAGGAGATTCTGCATAGATAAATTTTGTTGTTGGTTTAATCAATTTATCAATACCCTCTAAATCATCAATTTCGAAATAATCTGAGCTAATGTTCCATTTGGGTAAAAAGTTCATAAATAAACTATGCGTAGAACCAAAAATATTCCGTGCAGAAACCACATGATCTCCACTATCTAAAAGCGATGCGAAAGTAGAAAACACCGCAGCCATACCAGATGCAAAAGCGAAGCCAGCTTCGGCACCTTCCATTTTACAAACCTTTTCTATAAATTCATTCGTATTTGGGTTAGAATACCTAGAATAGATATTACGTTCTTTCTCTTCACTAAAAGAAGCGCGCATATCTTCAGCATCTTCAAATACAAAGCTTGAAGTTACATACATGGGCGTAGAATGTTCCAGAAATTGTGAGCGTTCTGTTTGTGTTCTTATCGCTTCTGTTTCAAATTTGTTTTTCATAATTTTATTATTAGATCAGTGATCGCGTTACTGATTCTTTACAGCTATTTACCTTTTTCTATAATCCTTAATATATCACCAAAAACGCCACGAGCCGTAACTGCTGCTCCCGCTCCTGCGCCTTGAATCACTAACGGATTTTCCCCATAAGACTCCGTATATATTTCTATAATAGAATCTGAGCCTTTTACTTGTCCTAATGCACTTTCTTTAGGCACCGAAACTAATTTTACTTCTAAATTCCCTTTTTCTTTTTGCAAATCTCCAGACAAGTCACCCACATACCGCAATACATGATTTGGCTTTTGTTCTTTTTTAATCTTTTCAAAAATAGCATCAAGCATACTTAACTGATTTTTAAATTCGGCTACCGTTACAGTATGCAAAGAATCTGGTATTAAATTCTGAATACTAATATCTGCAAATTCATTACTCAGATCCAATTCTCTAGCTAGTATTAAAAGTTTTCTTCCTACATCATTACCAGAAAGATCTTCACGAGCATCTGGCTCCGTAAATCCTTTTTCCATCGCTTCTTTTAAAATCGATGAAAATGGTCTATCTACCTCTGAAAACGTATTGAAGATATAACTCAACGACCCTGAAAATACTCCTTTAATACGCGTAATATTTTCACCAGATAAATGCAATAACTTGATGGTATCTATAAGTGGAAGCCCTGCTCCTACATTCGTTTCATACAAATATTGTTTCTGACTCCGTTCTAATTCGGTTCTTAGGTTCTGATAAAAATCAAAACTCAAGGTATTTGCGATTTTGTTTGAAGACACCAAATCAAAACCATTTTCTATCATATTTAAATACGATGCTACAAAAGTTTTGCTTGCCGTATTATCTACCGCTATTAAATTTTCTAAATGGTGTGTTTTTGCAAAATCGAAAATGGTATCTAACTCAAATGACTTGCCATTTTTATCTAAATCGGCTTTCCAATTTTCCGAAATTCCGTTTTTATTAAGCAACACTTTTTTAGAGTTCGCCACCGCAAAAACATTTAATTGAATCCCTTTACGTTCTTCAATGCTTTGAGCCGATTTTAAAATTTGATCTATCAATGTTCCTCCAACATTTCCATGACCAAATATAGCAAGATTCACTTTTTTACTAATTCCGAAAACTTGACCGTGCATTACGTTCAACGCTTTGTAAAGGTCTTTACGCCGTACTACTAAACTGACATTTTTTCCCGTTACTGTATTATTAAATAACAAGGGAACAATCTGGTTTTTTATCAGCTCATTAAAAGGCTTATGAAAAGAACTCAAATCTTGACCTACAATAGAAATCACAGAAACATCGGTAGTTACGGTAATCATGTTTACATCTTTGGTTTGAAAATCTGAGCTAAATTCATCAATTAAAACCTCTTTCGCTTTTTCTGCTTTGTCAGCATCTACCACAAAACCAAGACCACGTTCTGATGACCCCTGAGATATGATATTCACACTAATATTATTTGCTCCTAATGTTTTAAAAACTCGTGCATCTACTCCGACTTTACCTAATAAACCACGCCCCTCAAAATTTACCAAGGCCACATTTTCAATTACTGAAAGCGATTTTATCCCCTCTTTACTTGTCTTTGCACTAATTAGCGTTCCTTCATTATCACCATTAAATGTATTTAATATCCGCAATGGAATATTTTTTTCTATTAAAGGGATAATCGTTTTTGCATGTAAGATGGTCGCCCCAAAATTTGCCAATTCATTTGCTTCCCCGTAAGACAACTCCGCAATACG
Coding sequences within:
- a CDS encoding arylsulfotransferase family protein, which codes for MKQQQNFTPLLKVSLLALFLAFTACSSDDTNSSADASEEETTDESTIDTNSYILVADTNSQGAYIINHDGDQLFSWKFDRDLGNDVNLLDDGSLVVCLKADNAGITLGGYGGIMRKINVDQSIDWEVSYSSGDDYMAHHDVEYLSNGNIIFPVWEKVTADEAAELGFSENFDIFPEAIIEMNPLTEEIVWEWHVTDHVIQNHDASKENFGVVVEHPNKVDINYNSSQTNGDLMHFNGLTLDETNDVLYITVNNYSEVWVLDHSTTTEEASTSTGGNYDLGGDLVYRYGNPLAYDNVGEVTLNNVHYPNLLTTGNMIVFANDIYDNQSEVVEYKLNPPYELNAGEDNEPEVVWSFTDPELYTAGLGSGVRMSNGNTLIAEGRDGTLWEVSASGEVLWQNTDYNTTWRAYAFTVDAPAILALGL
- a CDS encoding PLP-dependent aspartate aminotransferase family protein, yielding MKNKFETEAIRTQTERSQFLEHSTPMYVTSSFVFEDAEDMRASFSEEKERNIYSRYSNPNTNEFIEKVCKMEGAEAGFAFASGMAAVFSTFASLLDSGDHVVSARNIFGSTHSLFMNFLPKWNISSDYFEIDDLEGIDKLIKPTTKFIYAESPTNPGVDVLDLEKLGKIAKKHKVLLIIDNCFATPYLQQPIKFGADLVIHSGTKLMDGQGRVLAGITVGSAELIDKVYRFSRITGPALSPFNAWVISKSLETLAVRVDRHCENALKLATFLEDHPKVNWVKYPFLKSHPMYEVAKKQMKAGGTIVAFEVNGGIEAGRKFFDGIKLLSLSANLGDSRSIVTHPASTTHSKLTTQEREAVNITDGTVRVSVGLEHIDDIISDIKQALES
- the thrA gene encoding bifunctional aspartate kinase/homoserine dehydrogenase I — protein: MLQHLTIPKYTNHGGSTQDIKLSYQVFGPALHTAPIIVVNHALTGSSDVAGAQGWWSALIGDGKCIDTQKYTILSFNVPGNGHDGFVVENYKDFVAQDIAKIFLIGLKELQVNKLFALIGGSMGGGIAWEMVALEPNLTENLIPVASDWKSTDWLIANCQIQEQFLLNSSQPVHDARMHAMLCYRTPESFKERFKRSTNEELHVFNVESWLTHHGAKLQERFQLSAYKLMNQLLKTIDITRDAKDAFSTIEKSATNIHIIGVDSDLFFTAQENKDTFKQLAQVNSNVTYGEIRSLHGHDAFLIEFQQMEQLLKGIFDQNGKSKRIKILKFGGKSLANGDGLHRVLEIVTTKVKQGENIGVVLSARGKATDQLETILKKASKGKEYAKDFDAFKAYQQSDFNVDLSSEFTDLEKLFEGVSLLGDYSAKIKDQVLSFGELISGKVTTQLLNANGVKAKFIDSRELIKTDSNFGDAQVYEALSKEHVLEVISKLDTTVVPVMTGFIASNKAGETTTLGRNGSNYSAALIANFLDAAELQNYTHVDGIYTANPDYVADAKRIAELSYGEANELANFGATILHAKTIIPLIEKNIPLRILNTFNGDNEGTLISAKTSKEGIKSLSVIENVALVNFEGRGLLGKVGVDARVFKTLGANNISVNIISQGSSERGLGFVVDADKAEKAKEVLIDEFSSDFQTKDVNMITVTTDVSVISIVGQDLSSFHKPFNELIKNQIVPLLFNNTVTGKNVSLVVRRKDLYKALNVMHGQVFGISKKVNLAIFGHGNVGGTLIDQILKSAQSIEERKGIQLNVFAVANSKKVLLNKNGISENWKADLDKNGKSFELDTIFDFAKTHHLENLIAVDNTASKTFVASYLNMIENGFDLVSSNKIANTLSFDFYQNLRTELERSQKQYLYETNVGAGLPLIDTIKLLHLSGENITRIKGVFSGSLSYIFNTFSEVDRPFSSILKEAMEKGFTEPDAREDLSGNDVGRKLLILARELDLSNEFADISIQNLIPDSLHTVTVAEFKNQLSMLDAIFEKIKKEQKPNHVLRYVGDLSGDLQKEKGNLEVKLVSVPKESALGQVKGSDSIIEIYTESYGENPLVIQGAGAGAAVTARGVFGDILRIIEKGK